CCCGAACCGGAAGCACTGCGGGGAACTGGGTAATCGGCGGCAACCTCAGCGTGGGCGATGGCACCATATACCTCGGAAGCGGAGGCGGACCGTACGGCACCACCGCTGTGGCCGGAAACCTCAATGTATCCGGTGGCAGCCTCAATATGGACCAAACGACAGGAAGTGTCTCCGTGACCGGAGATCTCAATGTTTCCGGCGGATCGTATGACATGGCGCAAACATCCGGGGGCGTCAGCATTACCGGAAACCTGAACATCAGCGGAGGTAATTACACCATGAATCAGGCAACGGCGGCTACTACCGTCTCAGGAAATGTAACCGTATCTTCGGGAACACTAGCGCTTTCCACCGTGTCCGGTGGTGATGTCAATGTGGCGGGCGACTGGACTATCGGAGCATCAGCGACACAAACCAATAACGGCCGGGCAGTCACCTTCAATGGATCAGCCGGGAACCAGTCAATTACAAAAACCGGCGGCGGCATCGTGTATTTCGACTACCTCATCATTAATAAATCCACCGGAAATGCCGTAGTGAATGCCACTACCGACATCACCATCAACAGCAGCTCCGGAAACGTCCTGCAGCTTCTAAATACAGGAAGCCTCGACCTGAACGGGCGTTCCCTTACGCTCAACAATGCCGGAGGGGGAATATACGTATCGGGAGGTGCCCGCAGCATCACGTCCGCTGCGACAGCCCAGGTCAACATCAACGCGAATAAGTCAGTGTATTATAACAACTCGGGTACCGACACCCTGACTTTTGGAAACCTGCTGACCGTGCACGTAACCAATGCAGCGATGGACTTCGGCTCGGGAAATACCTACATCAACGGGACGCTGCAACTCAACGCTGGCGGTGGTGTGAACAGCCCGCCGGTCTATGGTGCCGGTTCCACGCTGAGATACTGGTATAACGGTTCGAACAGTGTGTACGGCCGCTACAACGAATGGAACGCCAACGGAGCGGGGACAATCGGCACGACCAAAGGATACCCGAACAATGTACAAATCAGCAACACGACCATACTGGATCTCGGAGCCAATGGCGGTGCCGCTACAGCAAGGGCTTTAGCCGGAAACCTGACAATCGATGACGGCGCCGAAATGCGTATGAGTGGCAGCAGCGCCATGTCACAACCCCTGACGATTGGTGGCGACCTGATTCTGGGTCAAGGGGGATCGGCGACAATGAACCTTTCCGGGACGAGTGGTGGTGACCTTAAAGTCGGCGGCAACATCAGCTTTACCGGAACATATAATTTCAATGCGAACAACAGGGCGGTATATTTTACTAAAAACGGTACGCAGACAATCACAGCACCTGTAGCAAGGCCTTCAACTTTCAACTACATCTTCTTCCAGCCCGCCACAGGCAGTACGACGCTGCAACTTGTAGGGGCGGATATGACCCTTGCTCCGACTTCCACGGGCAGCTTGCTTAACTTTAACAGTGCGGCTGACGTGTTTGACCTCAACGGCAGGACGCTTACACTTGGGAATGCCGGCATCAATAACGGCATCAGCGGATTGGGAACCTTTAAAGGAAGCGCGTCATCAAACCTGACATTACTGGGAATGGGCAGCGTTGGGACACTTCGGTTTACATCCGGTTCGCAAACGCTTGGTACCTTAACCATGAGCAGGCAAAACGGCGTTGTGGGTGCCGTATTGGGATCTGATCTGGCTGTCAATACCGCTTTGGTACTGACCAATGGGTTAATTGACCTTGCCTCATTTAACCTGACGTTGGCCTCTGCAGCAACCGTGACGGGCGGCTCATCCAACAGCTTTGCCATCGCGGACGGCGGTGGTGAATTCAGGAAAAGCTACGCCGCAACGGGATCATTTACATACCCTGTTGGAGACAATACCGTAATTGCAGAGTACAGTCCGGCCACATTAAACTTCACTGCCGGCAGTTTCACCAGTGCCTACGCAGGAGTGAAAGTCGTTGATGCAAAGCACCCGAACAATAGTGCGCCGACGAATTATATCTCCCGTTACTGGGCGGTATCGGCATCCGGGATTACTTCACCAACCTATAATTTTTCGGGCCAGTACATTGGGTCCGGTTCTGATATTAACGGAACGGAAACCTCTTGTGATTCCGGACGTTGGGACGGCAGCGCTTGGATACTCGGAAGTACCCTCGCTTCAAATACGGTCTCTGTCACCGGGCTGACGACACTGCCTGCGACAAACCACTTCACGGGTGGAAACCCATTGTCACCACCTGAAATCGATGTTTTGGGTAACAGCGTTTCGATTGCCAATGGTGACAGTACACCCTCTGCGGCCGACCATACCGATTTCGGCAGCGTGACTTATGGCGGTACCGTAGTGCGTACCTACACCATAAAAAATACGGGGGCATCTGCGTTAAATTTATTGGGCACACCGCGTGTACAACTCAGCGGGTCCTCATCGTTTGCAGTCACCACGCAGCCGGCTGCGGCAGCCGTGGCGGCCAATGGCTCACTGACCTTCCAGATTACATACACCTCTGGCGCCTACACTGCCGAAACAGCCAGTGTCAGCATTTCCAACAACGATTCGGATGAGGGCACTTACACTTTCGCCGTCACCGGAATAGGTACGCCGAGCGTGGCAAGTGATATCATTGCAAATTCCGGATACGTTTACAATTCAAACATTGCGTACAAGGATTACCAGGCTGCGGCCATTACCAATACCTCAAACTCAATCGATTTGTTCAAGTTTGACGTACGCGATGGCGGCGCTTCCGCAGATGCCGATAACCTGCCGACAATCCTGAGTGGTATCACGTTTAGCGTAAGCAATACATCGATGATACGTACGGCGGCACTTTTCAGCGGAAACGCCTTGGTAAACGCCTCCCCGACAATCAATACCGGCGCAGGCACGATAGCGTTCAGCGGATTGTCAGGCACCAATGTTACTGCGGCCGATGGCAGTTCAGCAGGCCTTACGCTGAGAGTAACCTTTACATCGGCAGTAACCGACAATACACAGTTTCAGGTGACGATAGCCAGCGCCAATGTGAGCGCGTCCGGGACCAATACCTCGTCAATGTTCGGGTCGTTTGCAAGCGTGGTGTCCAGCACCACCTCTAACCGGAATAGGATTGTCGTCGTGGCCGACCGCCTGGCTATCGTACAGCAACCGTCTAATACTACGGTGAATGCAGCCATGTCGCCGTCGGTAACGGTAGCGGGTGTGGACGTAAACGGCAATCGCGACCTCGATTACACCGGGACGGTCAGCGTCACCTCTACCGGCACACTCAGCGGAACGCCGGTAAGTGCGGCTGCAGCGTCCGGCCTTGCGACGTTCGCTTCGCTGACCCATACGGTTGCGGGTACCGGTTTAATTTTAACAGCATCCACGACAGGGCTGGCGACGGGCAACAGCGTCGATTCTTCAGCCTTTAACATCACTGCAATTACAAGCGTTGCCGGTGATTACAGGACGAATCCGGCTTTCTCTGGAATCATCTATTTTAACTCGACCACCGCTTCAGGGGGTGTGCGCCCGTGGCAAAAATACAATGGTTCCTCCTGGGTAGACGTAACCGGCAGCAGCGCTACGGAAGGGCCGGAAGCACTGGTAACAAAGCCGGGCACAATTTATATAACCAGCGGCTCGGGGGTTAGCTTTGCCGGAGGAGGCACCTACAATAATATCTATATCGATATGCCAACGGCTACCACTGTGGTAACGGCTGCCAGCAATTCCCCTGGCCTCACCATCGCTTCGGGAAAAACGTTGGAGGTCAAGAAGGGAATTTTTGACTGCAGCGGCGCGTTTGAGATGCTGGGCAGTTCGAGCCTGATAGTACGTGAAAATGCGGAAATGTGGATTTCAGGATCCTCTTTCCTGAGAAGTGCCGCATCGACTTTTGAGGTGGAAAATAACGCCTACGTCGAAGTTTCAGGTACGTGGACAAACCATTCCACGGCAGGGATCTGGAACGGTACGGAAATTTTCCACGAAGATTCGTGGTTCAACATTACAAAATGGACCAACAGTGAAAGGCTTTTTGATGCCAGCACGACTGTTTCCACGACGACTTTTGCGGGTGCTTCCGCGATGTTTGGTTACCTTACCATCGACATTGCTTCAGGCGCACTGGCGGGCAATTGGACTGTTTTCCCTCAAAACGTAAGCGCGTACCTTACCCACCGGGATTTCGAGATTTACAACGAGGAAACCGATAACATCAACCTTTATTCGGGCAATACCTCAACGCTGACTATCGGCGGCGATTTGTATGCAGCCGGCAGCGGAAACATTCAGGGGCAGGTGGGCAACGGTGCACTGACACTTAATGTGAAAGGCAATTTTACGAAAGACGGCACCGGCGACTTCAGGTTTCACGTCTCGAGTACTTCCACAAATGTGATGACCATGAATGTGGACGGAAATTTTACGGTAAACAATGGTTTTTTTGTGATGGATGCAAACAGCACCAGTGGCGCCACAACCAAAATCAACCTGAAAGGCAACCTTAAGAAACTGCTTTCGGGCCGTATGACGAATTCCAACTCCAATAGCGCAAACATCTCTTTCAATTTCTTGGGAAGCGCCGCACAGACCGTGGACGCCGTGGTGAACACCAGCGACATGCTCCGGTATAAATTCTTTATAAAAAGTGGTGCCAACGTTCAGATTATCAACCAGGATTGGAAACTGGCCGACAGCTCGTCGATCACGGTAGAGTCAGGCGCTACCATGGATTTTGGATTTTCCGGAACAACAGCCCTGAATGTCATCGAAACCACATCCAGTGCGACAACCGCTTTTGTGCTGAACTCCGGCGGCACTCTTAAAATCACATCGCCTTCGGGGATCACGGCGTCGGGGAGTGGCAACGTGCAGACCGACACAAGGACTTACACCCAGGCGCTGTCCACGTTCCATTACATCGGGAAGGCAAACCAGGTCACGGGAGACGGCATCACGACTGCTTCCAACAGCAAGTCCATTATTTGTGAACTGAATGCGGACACACTGCAATTGTCGCTCACCAACTCCACTTCAATCACGTCCCCGGGACTTCTAAACCTTAAAAAAGGGCAGGTGATAGAAACCAGTTCGTCTTACATTATCGGCAGCACCGGCGGTTTGACGATGGAGTCGAACACCTACTACCAGGTTGCAGCATTATCATCATCGGGTACTGACTTGATTCCACGCCTTGATGGATTGTCCGGAACATACAACCTTAACGGCGGAACGATCGAGCTTAATGGTGCCGGGTCACAGATACTGAGGGGATCGCGAACCTACAGGAATCTCACGTTTTCAAACACCGGGACCAAGACGATTTCATCTTCCGTCAGCACAATCACCGGAACAGTAACCGTCGCCAACGATGTCGTGCTTGACGTGGCAAGTTTTAATATGGGTGGCAGTGGCACCAACCTGACAATGACCCATACCTCGCAGTATAAAAACAGCGGCTCCGGGAGCAAACCGGACCCATCGGGCACCTACTCGCTGAGTACCACTTCGAAGATTGAATTTTACGGTACGTCGGCAACGTTGATCCGCTTGGGCGCGCCAATCAATTATGCCAATATTGTGGTTAGCGGCAGCAATGTTTCGACTTCTTCGGCCAATACCGGCATCAGGATGCAATCGGGCACTACGTTTACCGTTAAAAACGGCGCTGTTTTCAGCATGAGCAATACCAACGGCTTCAGCGGCGCCACCTCAACAGCAATCGACAATACAAATTCCCCGACAATTACACTGGAAACCGGCTCCACCATCGACTACGCCGGTGCAAACCAAAGCCTTACGCCTTTCTCACCATCGTATTACAACCTGAAGGTTTCAGGTACGGGCACGAAGACGATTCCGGGCACTTCGGAGATATTGGTCGGGAACAATTTAACGGTTACTGCATCGACCTTACAGATTGACGCCAACAAATTATTGACAGTGACCAATGCCATCAATACGATTGACAATGCGATTGATGTAAAAAATAACGGCAACCTGGTGCAAATCAATGATGGGATTTCCGACACAGGAAAAATTTACGCGACGAGGATCAGCAGGGCAATGGTGGAGAATGATTATGTATATTGGGGCACACCAGTCCAGGAAAACGCATTGCCTCAGTTGCCATCCGGCTTTGACACCGCGTATGAATGGAATCTCAACGGTAATTACGACGGTTACTGGGATGGAATGGCAGCAACCACCCCGGGACGCGGCTTCATTACCCGCGTAAGCGCGGCCGGACAGGGAGCGGGGCAGAATTTTGTCTTTAACGGGACGCCAAACAACGGCGTGGTGACCGTGCCCGGCGACAGCTACGACGGGGTGACGCCATCATCGGGTAACTCGATATTGCTGGGTAACCCGTACCCGTCCGCAATCTATGCGTCCTCATTCATTACCGATCCGGCAAACCTGAATAAGATTGGAGGGACGCTCTACTTCTGGACTTCTTCCACCGTTTATACCGGAGGAGAATACAACACCAACGATTATGCAACCTGGAATCTCTCGGGAGCGACGGGTGTGAAGGCTTCCACTGATTTTTCGTCAAATGACAATCTGAAGCCTACAGGAAAAATCGCGTCCGGCCAAGGATTCTTTGCCGTACTGCTGGAAGATTACAATGTTACTTTCAACAACGGCATGCGGGTGCGCACTACTGCCGACAATACGCAATTTTTCAGGAACAGCAATGAATCGCAAACCGTTGCTGATGAAGGGAAATTATGGCTGAACCTAAGCAATGACAACCATGCGTTCCGCCAGATGCTCGTAGCCTACGTCAACGGTGCTACCAATGGTTATGACAACCTGTTTGACGGCAACAGCATTACGTCGAATGAAGTCAATTTTTATTCATTGGCCGATCAAAAAACGCTCGTGATCCAGGGAAGGGCAGTGCCGTTCACCGACAGCGATCTGGTACCGCTGGGCTTGCGCGTCACCAATCCGGGCAATTACACCATAACACTCGACAGCACCGAGGGATTTTTTGCAAATGCACAGGACATCTATGTTGAAGACCTGCAGCTCGGCATCATTCATGACCTGAATGCCGCGCCGTATCAGTTCACCACCGATGCCGGTACCTTCGACAGCCGTTTTGTATTGCGGTACACCAACGGCACGTTGAATACCGATACCTTTGAATCCGAAAATGTAGCTGTGGCCGTGAATAAGAATTTGCTTTCAATAAAATCTGTAAGAGAAAATATATCGGCGGTAGCTGTATTTGATATTGCGGGAAGAAAAGTGTTTGAGAAGGGCGACCTTCAAACCCATGAATTTTCAGCACGCGATATTGTACTGAACCATCAGGCGCTGATCGTTAAGATTACGCTTGATAATGGAACTACGGTGACGAAAAAAATTGTGTACTGAAATAAAATCTGAATCTGAAAAGAGCCCGTCATAACTGATGGGCTTTTTTATTTCTTGAGGTTTTTGTTAGTCCGGATGATGGCCTGCTCATTTTTATAGTCAATCCATTGTTGACCTTTCCATTTGCGCATGAACACATCGTAATGGCGCATGATGAGAATGTTGTACACTGCCTTGGACAGATTGGCCGCATTCCGCGGGAAAGCCCTCAGGCTCATCGAAAATCCCGGCGTGAGGTACTTCATATAGTGCCAGTACCCTTCCGGCATGTAGAGCATTTCACCGTGACTGAGATCGCATACGAGTCCGCGGGCGTTTTTCAGAGCGGGCCATTTCTCATAATCTGGGTTATCGAAATCGATGTCTTCACGTGCAATCAACGCGTGCGGTACCTTGTACATGAACCGGGTTTCGCTTTGCGGAAATATCACACAGCGTTTTTTTCCATGGAAATGAAAATGCAGTATGTTTGAATAATCGATGTCGTAATGCATGAAGACTTTTGAGTTTTCGCCCCCAAAGAACAACATCGGCAATTGCCTGATCAGCCTGAGACCCATATCGGGCCATTTGAAATCGAGTTTCAATACGGGCACTTCTTTCATCAGGTTGTAAAGGAAAATACGGTAATTTGTAGGGCCGGAAAGCAGCATGTCGACGTAATCGGACATTTTCATTTTCTTATGCGCCTCGTTGAAACCTTCTTTGTGCGAGACCGGGCGGTCGTCATACAATGGCACAATCTTATCCCCTGCCACAGCCTTCATATAAGCGAGATCCCATTTGGTAAACGCCGGCCAATCCTCGATGAGCTGCTCCACGACGACGGGTTTCTGTTTTTTTACATAGTTGTCGTAAAAGTCTTTTTTGGTGATGGTCTTTACGCGCTCAATTTGGGTTAAGTTCAGACTCATATGAGAAGATTGAAAACGAAATAAATTAAAAATGCCTTTGATGGTGTCAAAGGCAAAGTTAAAAAACCAATATTTTAATTATATAAATTTAACAAAACCGAAACATATCAGACTTTCGACTTTTGCGAAGCTTCGATATTTCTTTCGATTGTGTGTCCTGGCCTCGTCCATTTTGGCTTTTCGCCAAGCGCCGAAAATTTCGACTGTTCGGCTTCCACGGTTTCAGGTTGGGCGGCTTTTACGAAAGGTTTTTGCGGAATCAGCCCCAGCATGTCAAACATTTTCATGTCATCGTTCACATCCGGATTTGGTGTTGTAAGCAATTTATCACCCGCGAAGATTGAATTGGCTCCGGCAAAAAAGCACATCGCCTGACCTTCCCGGCTCATACTCATCCTTCCGGCGGAAAGCCTGACCTGCGTTTGCGGCATGACAATCCTGGTGGTGGCGACCATTCGGATCATTTCCCAGATTTCTACCGGCTTTTCATCCTCCATCGGCGTGCCTTCCACAGCAACAAGCGCGTTGATGGGCACCGATTCCGGCTGCGGATTCAACGTAGCCAACGCGACAAGCATGCCTGCACGGTCCTCAATGCTTTCGCCCATTCCGATAATCCCGCCACTGCATACGGTAACGTTCGTTTTACGCACGTTCTCTATGGTTTGCAGGCGGTCTTCAAATCCGCGTGTCGAGATCACTTCCTTATAATATTCCTCTGACGTATCAAGATTGTGGTTGTAAGCGTACAAGCCGGCTTCCGCAAGCCGTTGCGCCTGATTTTCGGTAAGCATCCCCAATGTGCAGCATACTTCCATATCGAGTTTGTTGATTGTCCGGACCATTTCCAAAACCTGATCAAACTCCGGGCCGTCTTTTACATTCCTCCATGCGGCTCCCATACAAACACGCGACGAACCACTCGCCTTGGCGCGCAATGCCTGGGCTTTAACATGGCTTACGGTCATTAAATCGTTTCCTTCGATATCCGTGTGATACCGTGCTGCCTGTGGGCAATAGCCGCAGTCTTCGGGGCATCCACCGGTCTTGATTGAGAGCAGTGTGGATACCTGCACAACGTTTGGGTCATGAAATTGGCGGTGGACGGTGGCCGCTTCAAAAAGCAGGTCCATCATGGGTTTATTATAGATTGCGATGATTTCGTCTTTTGTCCAGTCGTTTCTTGAAACACTCATACACTTGTTTTAATGTTGGTTCAAAAATAACGAATTCGCCCCGAACGGAAAAACATCGGGCAGCAAAGTTTAAATGTGCCGGCAAACCATAAAAAAAGACCGCAAAATACGGTCTTCAGTATGTTTAATGACGCACTTTTTTAATCTACACGGTTGATCTTCTCAACCTTATTCTTCCAGAACTGCATCAGGCAGAAAGAAACAATCATCGAAGCCGCTACTGATTCGAAAAGCAATCCGATGCAATAGGTGTAGATTGAGGCTTCGCCGCCCCCGAACAAAAATTCATCGGAAAGGCTTTCGAGGTAGGCTTCGCCGCCTTTGTAATAAATCAGCGAAAGCAATCCCGCGATACTCAGCACAGCTCCGATCATGGAGGTGATGATCGCCGAAATCAGGTTGGTGTTGTACCCGCGTATGCCTTCGTTGTAATTTTGGCTCAGCGTCCTGTTGACACCATATACTACTATAAATACGTTCAGCACACGCAGGTAAAAATGACCCGAAAGCCCAAGGGCGTCCATGATCAGAAAGTAAATTCCTATTCCTAGGAAAATAATAAATCCATTGATAAATTCTCTAGATAGTTTCATGATAATCCGGTTTTTGGTTATTGGAAAGATTTTGCATCTTAAATTCAACCTAAAATTACGAATTAATCCGGGCAAAGCTTTTCAATGGTCTTACAAAATTCCCATTTTGGCAAACTTTTAATAATAGTGTCGATATTGCTGGAATCTTTACCTAACTTCCTGACGATCTGGAAGCTATATAACGCAATGAAAATTCCCGATCCTCATCGAGCTTTTGCCGGAGCAGTTCAAGGCTTTCAAAATGCGCCTCGTCCCGTATTTTACAACATATGGAGACGGTAATGTCAGCGCCGTACAAGTCATCCTGAAAATCGAAATAATGGACCTCAATGGTTTGCGTCGTTCCACCCACGGTAGGATTGGTGCCAATACTCATCATGCCGTAAACCATACGCCCGTTAACGATACTGCGCACTACATAAATTCCTATTGCCGGTATGAGTTTATAGGTTTCACTGATGTGGAAGTTGGCCGTAGGATACCCTATGGTACGACCCAGCTGCCGGCCTCTAACGACTGTCCCGCTGAAAAAGTATTCGTATCCGAGGTATTGGTTTGCCAAGGCAATGTCGCCTGAAAGCAATGCGTTCCTGATTTTGGTGGAGCTGATGGCAATCTCATCAATTTCGATCGGTGAAATCTGCTCTACCTCGAATCCGTAGGCTTCCCCGAATTGGATCAGGTCATTGATGTCCGCCGTACGGTTTCTGCCAAAACGGTGATCATACCCGATGATGATCTTTCGGATGTTGAATTTCCCGACGAGGATGTCCTTCACGAACGCTTCGGCAGTGAGTCTTGAAAAATTTTTATCGAATGGATGGATGACGAGATTGTCCAGGGTGGTTTCGGCGAGCAGTCCGCACTTCTCACCAATCGTATTTAACAGCCGGATGTCATTGTCATCCTGGAGCACCATCCGCGGATGCGGGAAAAAAGTGAGTATGAGCGTCTCAAGGCCGCCATGGGCGCTTTGCAGCAGCCGTTCGATGATTTTCCTATGGCCGAGGTGCACCCCGTCAAAAGTCCCGAGCGTCATTACAGTGCCGTTTCCGGGTGTAAAATCATCGATGGAATTAAAGATTTTCAAGCTGGTCGATTTAACTGCAAATTTAGAGCATCTGCCCAAATTACAGTCATTTATCAAATTAAAATTTCCATTGCCAATCAAATGCGCGATTTCTTAAAAACCTTGGATTTTAAACTGCCGTTTGGCAAATTTTATTAAATTTGACTGACAATTAAACTTTTACGCGATGAAAAGAACATTACTCCTACTCCTGTTTTTCAATTTATTCTTTGGCGCTTATGGCCAGGGCGGCCGTTTGTGGACAAAAATCGAGTCCGACAAAACGCCCGTATCTGAAAAACTGGTTAAAAGATCGGTTCCCTCCAAATTTCAGGTATTTACGCTTGATATGGCGGAGCTGAAATCAAGATTGGCAGGTGCACCTGACCGAAAAGACAATAAAATAAAAGACGGCGTATTGCTTCAATTCCCGAATGAAACCGGCGTATTGGAAAACTACAGGGTTTTCGAATCGGCTGTAATGGATCCCGCATTGGCAGCAAAATATCCCGATATTAAGTCGTATGTCGGCATCGGCGCCGATGATGCTGCAGCCACGATTTGCTTTACCACGACGCTGTTCGGACTGCATTCCATGACATTATCAGGGAACCACAACAATGTGTTCATAGAACCTTACACCAATGACCTTAACAAGTATATGGTGTATGACAGGGGCAGCATCCTGACTCCGCCTGCGTTTGAGTGTTTTATGGATGAAAAATCGGACGATCAGCACCGCGATGCCAATAGCACGCAGTCAAGCACGCAAATTTTCCGCACGTACAGGCTGGCTCTTTCCTGCACGACAGAATACGCTGATTTCCATGTTAACGCCGCAGGCGTTTCGAGCGGAACCCTGGCTCAGAAAAAGGCTGCCGTATTGGCTGCGATGGTGGTCACAATGGCGCGGGTAAACGGCGTTTTCGAAAGGGATTTGGCCATACACATGAACCTGATTTCAAACAATGACGTACTGATCAACATTACGTCCGACAATTTCAGCAACACCAACGGCGGCTCGTTGCTCGGCCAGAATCAAAGTTTCGTAGACGCCAACGTAGGCAATTCCAATTACGATATTGGGCACGTATTCTCAACAGGAGGCGGAGGCATTGCGAGACGGGCCAGTGTATGCAACAGTGCTGAGAAAGCCAAAGGTGTGACAGGTTCAGGGGCTCCGGTTGGCGACGCCTTCGATATCGATTATGTTGCCCACGAAATGGGACACCAGTTCGGCGGCAACCATACCTTTAATGCCGACTTTACCGGAAGCGGATCTTGTGAAACGAATAAAAACCTGCCAACCGCAGTCGAGCCCGGAAGCGGAACCACCATCATGGCGTATGCAGGAATTTGCAATAACGTGAACAATGTGCAGAACAATTCTGACGCCCATTTCAGTTTCATGAGCATCCAGGAAATCGACAGCTATGTGGCATCCGGCGGAAATTGTTCGGCTAACGTCGCCATGACCAATTCACCTCCGGTCATTAAGCCGATTCCGAACTATACAATTCCGAAAAGCACGCCATTCATTTTAAAAGGAAACGCTACTGATGCCCAGGGCAACACGCTTACCTATTGCTGGGAAGAGAATGACCGTTGGAATGAAAATACAGCCGCGAAGTCAGCTCCACCGGTGGCTGCAAATGCCGGCGGCCCTAATTTCCGGTCAAGGCCACCTTCCGCTTCGCCGGAAAGATATATGCCATTGCTCTCCAGCGTGTTGGCGAACAACATCACACCAAATTTCGAAGTAGTGCCTTCTGTGGCCAGGACTATGAATTTTGTACTCACCGTACGCGATAACAATCTACTGGATGGAGGGCAAACGCAAAGAGAGGATATCACGGTAACCACAGCCAACGTTGGCCCGTTTGTGGTAACTGCCCCGAACACAACAGTGTCTTTCGTCG
The nucleotide sequence above comes from Flavobacterium magnum. Encoded proteins:
- a CDS encoding cupin-like domain-containing protein encodes the protein MSLNLTQIERVKTITKKDFYDNYVKKQKPVVVEQLIEDWPAFTKWDLAYMKAVAGDKIVPLYDDRPVSHKEGFNEAHKKMKMSDYVDMLLSGPTNYRIFLYNLMKEVPVLKLDFKWPDMGLRLIRQLPMLFFGGENSKVFMHYDIDYSNILHFHFHGKKRCVIFPQSETRFMYKVPHALIAREDIDFDNPDYEKWPALKNARGLVCDLSHGEMLYMPEGYWHYMKYLTPGFSMSLRAFPRNAANLSKAVYNILIMRHYDVFMRKWKGQQWIDYKNEQAIIRTNKNLKK
- the bioB gene encoding biotin synthase BioB, with product MSVSRNDWTKDEIIAIYNKPMMDLLFEAATVHRQFHDPNVVQVSTLLSIKTGGCPEDCGYCPQAARYHTDIEGNDLMTVSHVKAQALRAKASGSSRVCMGAAWRNVKDGPEFDQVLEMVRTINKLDMEVCCTLGMLTENQAQRLAEAGLYAYNHNLDTSEEYYKEVISTRGFEDRLQTIENVRKTNVTVCSGGIIGMGESIEDRAGMLVALATLNPQPESVPINALVAVEGTPMEDEKPVEIWEMIRMVATTRIVMPQTQVRLSAGRMSMSREGQAMCFFAGANSIFAGDKLLTTPNPDVNDDMKMFDMLGLIPQKPFVKAAQPETVEAEQSKFSALGEKPKWTRPGHTIERNIEASQKSKV
- a CDS encoding bifunctional riboflavin kinase/FAD synthetase; its protein translation is MKIFNSIDDFTPGNGTVMTLGTFDGVHLGHRKIIERLLQSAHGGLETLILTFFPHPRMVLQDDNDIRLLNTIGEKCGLLAETTLDNLVIHPFDKNFSRLTAEAFVKDILVGKFNIRKIIIGYDHRFGRNRTADINDLIQFGEAYGFEVEQISPIEIDEIAISSTKIRNALLSGDIALANQYLGYEYFFSGTVVRGRQLGRTIGYPTANFHISETYKLIPAIGIYVVRSIVNGRMVYGMMSIGTNPTVGGTTQTIEVHYFDFQDDLYGADITVSICCKIRDEAHFESLELLRQKLDEDREFSLRYIASRSSGS
- a CDS encoding reprolysin-like metallopeptidase, with protein sequence MKRTLLLLLFFNLFFGAYGQGGRLWTKIESDKTPVSEKLVKRSVPSKFQVFTLDMAELKSRLAGAPDRKDNKIKDGVLLQFPNETGVLENYRVFESAVMDPALAAKYPDIKSYVGIGADDAAATICFTTTLFGLHSMTLSGNHNNVFIEPYTNDLNKYMVYDRGSILTPPAFECFMDEKSDDQHRDANSTQSSTQIFRTYRLALSCTTEYADFHVNAAGVSSGTLAQKKAAVLAAMVVTMARVNGVFERDLAIHMNLISNNDVLINITSDNFSNTNGGSLLGQNQSFVDANVGNSNYDIGHVFSTGGGGIARRASVCNSAEKAKGVTGSGAPVGDAFDIDYVAHEMGHQFGGNHTFNADFTGSGSCETNKNLPTAVEPGSGTTIMAYAGICNNVNNVQNNSDAHFSFMSIQEIDSYVASGGNCSANVAMTNSPPVIKPIPNYTIPKSTPFILKGNATDAQGNTLTYCWEENDRWNENTAAKSAPPVAANAGGPNFRSRPPSASPERYMPLLSSVLANNITPNFEVVPSVARTMNFVLTVRDNNLLDGGQTQREDITVTTANVGPFVVTAPNTTVSFVAGSNQTITWDVAGTTSNGINCNFVDIYMSSNSGSTFPTLLASGVPNDGSEIVTIPNLIGSSNRIMVRATDNIFYDVSNANFAISSPPSSFSIAIAGIAGKQNQTACAGSTIVYPLTYAALGGFNGNTTFSVTGNPPGSTVTFSPNPVNAGGGVTMTVSNTSGMPDGFYTMTVTATSGATTKTVNLYLTASEIFFSVVSPVSPVNLSTNQPTNVVLNWTEDSFAADSYDVQLATDVNFVNIVANQTVTSNSFQTSLNTNTTYFWRVRPRFSACAGSYSTVSQFTTGTLGVEEPAVFNFSLYPNPNNGSFNIQSDRLVSENIQIMVYDMRGRVIFDQKYPGRANFDERIQLPNAQAGVYLLSVSDGAQKAIRRIVVK